A single window of Aphidius gifuensis isolate YNYX2018 linkage group LG1, ASM1490517v1, whole genome shotgun sequence DNA harbors:
- the LOC122852836 gene encoding basic proline-rich protein, with translation MSVSFAQRSRPPPSHAQIQKMLDENSHLIQTIQECQNKGKPQDCIQYQQILHRNLVYLASIADANQNIGALLPPPQGMPPMANGPQHPSMMGPQGPPGGPGVPPGAAVPPGEMPPNAQQPLPMSGFPQGQPMGQPGYRGPPMPVQGPAMNRGPGNSGPGPGPQQYRGGPQGYPQQPAQQGYPAAYGGQNPGPNYQNPQAAGYGPNPNQNQYGPPNTPQQQGYPAANQQNYGPPTTVNSYGGQPGGYPPPGSAQPGGNYGPPPPNQQGYPPPSPAQQNFNQNANPGQPQQQQPQPQQQQQQQQQQPQQQPQPGQYGSPSPQPNYQPPPQPQPPTQNAYGSNQTPGNYPPPPQGSQAYPNGPPQNYPPPSTPNNVPQPNQTGPPQQPNSGPPQSNYSSQPSPGGGPTPYGPTSTSPPFNTSSVSGANTYPQSSQASSTPTASTQTYPNSGPPPVTSQAGNYPPPGPTPSGYPGHQPGHQPGHQQNHPGPHPGPHQGPHQPPHQPPHGPPHQGPHSGPHQVHQGPPGHQGPPGPHQGPPGPHQGPPGPHQGPPGPHQGPPGPHQGPPGPHQGPPGGPQHGPPPNQNQPGNQAPPGQGPPPPGQGQGQGPPPPNSGPPGSQQPPQVPPQQQGQQPGPPHQQSPSPVPSNFPTGAGPPPQNQGHPSQGPPPSQQPPSGYGPPQNHPSSGQAYAPPGPAGQGPPQGYPPHPSSQGPGGHYGHPQYPPQNYPPHPPPPTGQGYPQYPPRGPPGHMPPPPQGQPQPNQYGGYGYQQPPQ, from the exons ATGTCGGTGTCTTTTGCCCAACGCAGTAGGCCTCCGCCGAGTCATGCTCAAATACAAAAG ATGCTTGATGAAAACAGCCACCTGATACAAACAATTCAAGAATGTCAGAATAAAGGAAAACCTCAAGACTGTATTCAATATCAGCAAATATTGCATAGAAATTTGGTTTATTTAGCATCAATTGCTGATGCTAATCAAAATATTGGAGCATTATTACCG ccTCCACAAGGAATGCCACCAATGGCTAATGGACCTCAACATCCATCAATGATGGGACCTCAGGGACCTCCAGGTGGTCCAGGAGTTCCTCCTGGTGCAGCTGTACCACCTGGTGAAATGCCACCTAATGCACAACAGCCATTGCCAATGTCAGGTTTTCCTCAGGGACAACCAATGGGTCAGCCTGGCTATCGTGGTCCTCCTATGCCTGTTCAAGGTCCAGCAATGAATc gTGGCCCTGGTAATTCAGGTCCAGGTCCAGGCCCTCAGCAATATCGAGGTGGACCACAAGGCTATCCACAACAACCTGCTCAACAAGGCTATCCTGCTGCATACGGTGGTCAGAATCCTGGACCAAATTATCAAAATCCTCAAGCAGCTGGTTATGGTCCAAATCCAAATCAAAATCAATATGGTCCTCCAAATACTCCACAACAACAAGGCTATCCAGCAgctaatcaacaaaattatggCCCACCAACAACTGTCAATAGTTATGGTGGTCAACCAGGTGGCTATCCACCTCCAGGTAGTGCTCAACCAGGTGGTAATTATggtccaccaccaccaaatcAACAAGGCTATCCTCCTCCATCACCAGCACAACAAAATTTCAATCAAAATGCAAATCCAGgacaaccacaacaacaacaacctcagccccagcagcaacaacaacaacagcaacaacaaccgCAACAACAGCCTCAACCAGGTCAATATGGAAGTCCATCTCCTCAGCCAAATTATCAACCACCACCTCAACCTCAGCCACCAACACAAAATGCATATGGCTCAAATCAAACTCCTGGTAATTATCCACCACCTCCACAAGGTTCTCAAGCATATCCAAATGGACCACCTCAAAATTATCCACCACCATCAACACCCAATAATGTTCCTCAACCAAATCAAACAGGTCCACCTCAACAACCAAATTCTGGACCACCACAATCAAATTATTCATCTCAGCCAAGTCCTGGTGGAGGTCCAACACCCTATGGGccaacatcaacatcaccaCCATTCAATACATCATCTGTTAGTGGTGCTAATACTTATCCACAAAGTTCACAAGCATCAAGTACTCCCACAGCATCAACACAAACTTATCCAAATTCAGGACCACCACCAGTAACATCACAGGCTGGTAATTATCCACCTCCAGGACCAACACCATCTGGTTATCCTGGTCATCAACCTGGTCATCAGCCTGgacatcaacaaaatcatcCAGGACCTCATCCAGGTCCACATCAAGGTCCTCATCAACCACCACATCAGCCACCACATGGTCCACCTCATCAAGGACCACATTCAGGCCCACATCAAGTTCATCAAGGTCCACCAGGACATCAAGGACCACCAGGCCCTCATCAAGGTCCTCCAGGTCCACATCAAGGGCCACCTGGACCTCATCAGGGACCACCAGGGCCACATCAAGGTCCACCTGGTCCTCATCAAGGTCCTCCAGGACCACATCAAGGTCCACCAGGTGGTCCACAGCATGGTCCTCCACCAAATCAAAATCAACCTGGTAATCAAGCACCACCTGGTCAGGGACCTCCACCACCAGGCCAAGGACAAGGTCAAggtccaccaccaccaaattCTGGACCACCTGGATCACAGCAACCACCTCAAGTACCACCACAACAACAAGGCCAACAACCTGGTCCACCACATCAACAATCACCAAGTCCTGTGCCAAGTAATTTTCCAACGGGGGCTGGTCCTCCACCACAAAATCAAGGACATCCATCACAAGGTCCACCACCATCTCAACAACCACCAAGTGGATATGGACCACCACAAAATCATCCATCAAGTGGTCAAGCATATGCACCACCTGGTCCAGCTGGACAGGGACCACCACAAGGTTATCCACCACATCCATCAAGTCAAGGACCTGGTGGTCATTATGGTCATCCTCAATATCCACCACAAAATTATCCACCTcatccaccaccaccaactgGACAAGGATATCCACAGTATCCGCCAAGAGGACCACCTGGACATATGCCACCACCACCTCAGGGACAACCACAACCCAATCAATACGGTGGTTATGGCTATCAACAACCACCTCAATGA
- the LOC122852825 gene encoding pre-mRNA-splicing factor syf1 homolog, which produces MPEKQCVPSSTYVFKDDDLPYEEEILRNPYSVKHWSRYIDYLKTSKSPNLNIVFERALKELPGSYKLWYQYLCHRRKQLKTRRIDDPLYDDVNNAYERALVFMHKMPRIWMDYCLLMTEQSLITRTRHVFDRALRALPITQHHRIWPLYLDFVKSHDIPETAVRVFRRYLKLAPEDTEDYIEYLILIGRLDEAALKLAHIVNQDDFVSKHGKSNHQLWNELCDLISKNPMRIKSLNVDAIIRGGLRRYTDQLGPLWNSLADYYIRSGLFERARDIYEEAIQTVTTVRDFGQVFDAYAQFEELSLKKRMELAESKPTDDDDIDIELKLARFEDLMERRLLLLNSVLLRQNPHNVQEWHKRVKLYEGQPHEIINTYTEAVQTVQPQLAVGKLHTLWVEFAKFYEVNDQLQDARVVFEKATHVAYMKPEDLASVWCEWAEMEIRHGNCIDALKLMHRATAMPSRKVAYHDDAETVQMRLYKSLKVWSMYADLEESFGTFQTCKAVYDKIIDLKIATPQIIINYGLFLEENNYFEEAFRAYEKGVSLFHWPNVYDIWNTYLTKFLNRYGGSKLERTRDLFEQCLEKCPAKYAKALYLLYAKLEEEHGLSRHAMTVYERATNAVLPEEKFEMFNIYITKAAGIHGVPKTREIYEKAIEVLDDEKTREMCLRFAEMETKLGEIDRARAIYAHCSQICDPRVTANFWQVWKEFEVRHGNEDTVREMLRIKRSVGAMYNTHVDMMTAQIINSTTTNQDAPDAMTLLDSRAAPIEPTQTSALKRNISFVRGVTEGGTTKDGQVINPDELQIDMDDDDDDDDAEAEDDEELPIEKQTIPSKVFGGLKLPEPQENTEEN; this is translated from the exons atgCCGGAAAAACAATGTGTACCTAGTAGCACATATGTTTTt AAAGATGATGATTTGCCATATGAAGAGGAGATATTGAGAAATCCATATTCAGTTAAACACTGGAGTcgttatattgattatttaaaaacttcaaaaagtccaaatttaaatattgtattcgAACGTGCATTAAAAGAATTACCAGGAAGTTATAAATTATGGTATCAATATTTATGTCATCGTCGTAAACAATTAAAGACACGTCGTATTGATGATCCTCTTTATGATGATGTCAACAATGCATATGAAAGAGCTTTAGTATTTATGCATAAAATGCCAAGAATATGGATggattattgtttattaatgacTGAACAATCATTGATAACCAGAACACGTCATGTATTTGACAGAGCTCTACGTGCTCTTCCAATAACTCAGCATCATAGAATTTGGCCACTTTATCTTGATTTTGTTAAATCACATGATATACCAGAAACAGCAGTTAGAGTATTTagaagatatttaaaattagcaCCAGAAGATACTGAGGATTACATTGAGTATCTTATATTAATTGGTAGACTTGATGAAGCAGCACTAAAATTAGCCCACATTGTTAATCAAGATGATTTTGTATCAAAACATGGTAAATCAAATCATCAACTTTGGAATGAATTATGTGatttaatatctaaaaatccaatgagaataaaatcattaaatgttGATGCTATTATTAGAGGTGGTTTAAGACGTTATACTGATCAACTTGGACCATTATGGAATTCATTAGCTGATTATTATATACGTAGTGGTTTATTTGAACGTGCACGTGATATTTATGAAGAAGCTATTCAAACAGTTACAACTGTTAGAGATTTTGGTCAGGTTTTTGATGCTTATGCACAATTTGAAgaattaagtttaaaaaaaagaatggaaCTAGCTGAAAGTAAAccaactgatgatgatgacattgACATTGAATTAAAACTAGCTAGATTTGAAGATCTCATGGAACGAAGATTGTTGCTGTTAAATTCAGTTTTACTTAGACAAAATCCTCATAATGTTCAAGAGTGGCATAAGCGTGTTAAATTGTATGAAGGTCAACCacatgaaattataaatacatatacagaAGCTGTACAAACAGTACAACCACAATTAGCTGTTGGTAAATTACATACTCTTTGGGTTGAGTTTGCAAAATTTTATGAAGTTAATGATCAACTACAAGATGCAAGAGTTGTATTTGAAAAAGCAACTCATGTTGCTTATATGAAACCAGAAGATTTAGCATCAGTTTGGTGTGAATGGGCAGAAATGGAAATACGTCATGGTAATTGTATTGatgcattaaaattaatgcatCGTGCAACAGCAATGCCTTCAAGAAAAGTTGCTTATCATGATGATGCTGAAACTGTTCAAATGCGTCTTTATAAATCTCTTAAAGTTTGGTCAATGTATGCTGATTTAGAAGAAAGTTTTGGCACATTTCAG aCATGTAAAgctgtttatgataaaattattgatcttAAAATTGCAACGCcacaaattatcattaattatggATTATTTTTGgaagaaaataattactttgaGGAAGCATTTAGAGCATATGAAAAAGGTGTTAGTCTATTTCATTGGCCAAATGTTTATGACATTTGGAATACATATTTGACTAAATTTCTTAATAGATATGGTGGTAGTAAATTGGAAAGAACAAGAGATTTATTTGAACAGTGTCTTGAAAAATGTCCAGCAAAATATGCAAAAGCATTATATCTTCTTTATGCAAAATTAGAAGAAGAACATGGTTTATCACGTCATGCAATGACTGTTTATGAACGTGCAACAAATGCTGTGCTACCAGAAGAAAAATTCGaaatgtttaatatatatattacaaaagcTGCTGGTATACATGGTGTACCAAAAACAAgagaaatatatgaaaaagcaATTGAAGtacttgatgatgaaaaaacaagAGAAATGTGTCTTAGATTTGCTGAAATGGAAACAAAACTTGGTGAAATTGATAGAGCAAGAGCAATTTATGCTCATTGTAGTCAAATATGTGATCCAAGAGTTACTGCTAATTTCTGGCAAGTATGGAAAGAATTTGAAGTACGTCATGGTAATGAAGATACAGTAAGAGAAATGTTAAGAATAAAACGTAGTGTAGGAGCAATGTATAATACACATGTTGACATGATGACTGCACAAATAATAAACAGTACAACAACAAATCAAGATGCACCAGATGCAATGACACTTCTTGATAGTAGAGCAGCACCAATTGAGCCAACGCAAACATCTGCATTAAAAAGAAACATCAGTTTTGTCAGAGGTGTTACTGAAGGTGGTACGACAAAAGATGGCCAAGTTATTAATCCAGATGAATTGCAAATTGACAtggatgatgacgatgatgatgatgacgctgaagctgaagatgatgaagaacttccaattgaaaaacaaacaattccATCAAAAGTTTTTGGTGGTCTTAAACTACCAGAACCACAAGAAAATAcagaagaaaattaa
- the LOC122852817 gene encoding pre-mRNA-splicing factor syf1 homolog has translation MPEIQGVPNSTYVFKDDDLPYEEEILRNPYSVKHWSRYIDYLKTSKSPNLNIVFERALKELPGSYRLWYQYLCHRRKQLKTRRIDDPLYDDVNNAYERALVFMHKMPRIWMDYCLLMTEQSLITRTRHVFDRALRALPITQHHRIWPLYLDFVKSHKIPETAVRVFRRYLKLVPEDTEDYIKYLRLIRRFDEAALKLAHIVNQDDFVSKHGKSNHQLWNELCDLISKNPMSIKSLNVDAIIRGGLRRYTDQLGPLWNSLAHYYIRSGLFERARDIFEEAIQTVTTVRDFGQVFDAYAKFEELSLKERMKLAKSKPTDDDDIDIELKLARFEDLMERRLLLLNSVLLRQNPHNVQEWHKRVKLYEGQPHEIINTYTEAVQTVQPQLAVGKLHTLWVEFAKFYEVNDQLQDARVVFEKATHVAYLKPEDLASVWCEWAEMEIRHGNCIDALKLMHRATAMPSRKVAYHDDAETVQMRLYKSLKVWSMYADLEESFGTFQTCKAVYDKIIDLKIATPQIIINYGLFLEENNYFEEAFRAYEKGVSLFHWPNVYDIWNTYLTQFLNRYGGSKLERTRDLFEQCLEKCPAKYAKALYLLYAKLEEEHGLSRHAMTVYERATNAVLPEEKFEMFNIYITKAAGIHGVPKTREIYEKAIEVLDDEKTREMCLRFAEMETKLGEIDRARAIYAHCSQICDPRVTANFWQVWNEFEVRHGNKDTLLEMLRIRRSVEAMYNTHVDMMTAQIINSTTTNQDAPDAMTLVDSRIPPIEPTQTSALKRNISFVRGVTEGGTTKDGQVINPDEMQINMDDDDDEAEAKDDEELPIEKQTIPLKIFGSLKVTEPEVNTEENQVISNIHILI, from the exons atgccAGAAATACAAGGTGTACCTAATAGCACATATGTTTTt AAAGATGATGATTTGCCATATGAAGAGGAGATATTGAGAAATCCATATTCAGTTAAACACTGGAGTcgttatattgattatttaaaaacttcaaaaagtccaaatttaaatattgtatttgaaCGTGCATTAAAAGAATTACCAGGAAGTTATAGATTATGGTATCAATATTTATGTCATCGTCGTAAACAATTAAAGACACGTCGTATTGATGATCCTCTTTATGATGATGTCAACAATGCATATGAAAGAGCTTTAGTATTTATGCATAAAATGCCAAGAATATGGATGgactattgtttattaatgacTGAACAATCATTGATAACCAGAACACGTCATGTATTTGACAGAGCTCTACGTGCTCTTCCAATAACTCAGCATCATAGAATTTGGCCACTTTATCTTGATTTTGTTAAATCACATAAAATACCAGAAACAGCAGTTAGAGTATTTagaagatatttaaaattagtaCCAGAAGATACTGAGGATTACATTAAGTATCTTAGATTAATTAGAAGATTTGATGAAGCAGCATTAAAATTAGCTCACATTGTTAATCAAGATGATTTTGTATCAAAACATGGTAAATCAAATCATCAACTTTGGAATGAATTATGTGatttaatatctaaaaatcCAATGagtataaaatcattaaatgttGATGCTATTATTAGAGGTGGTTTAAGACGTTATACTGATCAACTTGGACCATTGTGGAATTCATTGGCTCATTATTATATACGTAGTGGTTTATTTGAACGTGCACGTGATATTTTTGAAGAAGCTATTCAAACAGTTACAACTGTTAGAGATTTTGGTCAGGTATTTGATGCATATGCAAAATTTGAAGAATTAAGTTTAAAAGAAAGAATGAAACTAGCTAAAAGTAAAccaactgatgatgatgacattgACATTGAATTAAAACTAGCTAGATTTGAAGATCTTATGGAACGAAGATTGTTGCTGTTAAATTCAGTTTTACTTAGACAAAATCCTCATAATGTTCAAGAGTGGCATAAACGTGTTAAGCTGTATGAAGGTCAACCacatgaaattataaatacatacacAGAAGCTGTACAAACAGTACAACCACAATTAGCTGTTGGTAAATTACATACTCTTTGGGTTGAATTTGCAAAATTTTATGAAGTTAATGATCAACTACAAGATGCAAGAGTTGTATTTGAAAAAGCAACTCATGTTGCTTATTTAAAACCAGAAGATTTAGCATCAGTTTGGTGTGAATGGGCAGAAATGGAAATACGTCATGGTAATTGTATTGatgcattaaaattaatgcatCGTGCAACAGCAATGCCTTCAAGAAAAGTTGCTTATCATGATGATGCTGAAACTGTTCAAATGCGTCTTTATAAATCACTTAAAGTTTGGTCAATGTATGCTGATTTAGAAGAAAGTTTTGGTACATTTcag acaTGTAAAgctgtttatgataaaattattgatcttAAAATTGCAACACcacaaattatcattaattatggATTATTTTTGgaagaaaataattactttgaGGAAGCATTTAGAGCATATGAAAAGGGTGTTAGTCTATTTCATTGGCCAAATGTTTATGACATTTGGAATACATATTTGACCCAATTTCTTAATAGATATGGTGGTAGTAAATTGGAAAGAACAAGAGATTTATTTGAACAGTGTCTTGAAAAATGTCCAGCAAAATATGCAAAAGCATTATATCTTCTTTATGCAAAATTAGAAGAAGAACATGGTTTATCACGTCATGCAATGACTGTTTATGAACGTGCAACAAATGCTGTGCTACCAGAAGAAAAATTCGaaatgtttaatatatatattacaaaagcTGCTGGTATACATGGTGTACCAAAAACAAgagaaatatatgaaaaagcaATTGAAGtacttgatgatgaaaaaacaagAGAAATGTGTCTTAGATTTGCTGAAATGGAAACAAAACTTGGTGAAATTGATAGAGCAAGAGCAATTTATGCTCATTGTAGTCAAATATGTGATCCAAGAGTTACTGCTAATTTCTGGCAAGTATGGAACGAATTTGAAGTACGTCATGGTAATAAAGATACATTACTAGAAATGTTAAGAATAAGACGTAGTGTAGAAGCAATGTATAATACACATGTTGACATGATGACtgcacaaataataaatagtacaACAACAAATCAAGATGCACCAGATGCAATGACACTTGTTGATAGTAGAATACCACCAATTGAGCCAACGCAAACATCTGCATTAAAAAGAAACATCAGTTTTGTCAGAGGTGTTACTGAAGGTGGCACGACAAAAGATGGCCAAGTTATTAATCCAGATGAAATGCAAATTAAcatggatgatgatgatgatgaagctgAAGCTAAAGATGATGAAGAGCTtccaattgaaaaacaaacaattcctttaaaaatttttggtaGTCTTAAAGTAACAGAACCAGAAGTAAATACAGAAGAAAATCAAGTTATAtccaatatacatatattaatttaa
- the LOC122852855 gene encoding serine palmitoyltransferase 2 has product MSRQARSSNGHVKLADEKCKNGKRREIKRRKKESFEDASLFTAIITQIGFYILMIVGYINQLLFEPNVARERNRKGYAPMYESYETFYLRYVYRRIRDCMNRPICSVPGAMVTLKDRVSRDHCWSFDFSGTKTPCINLVSYNYLGFAESTGSCAIQSKEAIKKYGITSNSPRLELGNMTIHKELEKLTAEFLGVEDAIVFGMGFATNSLNLPSLISPDCLVLSDERNHASVIVGLKLSGAVLRVFKHNDMDDLEKCLQNAIYNGQPNSGKAWKKILIVVEGIYSMEGSVVHLPEVIELKKKYKAYLYLDEAHSIGAMGKYGRGICDYYNIDPNDVDVLMGTFTKSFGSAGGYIAGNKKLINYLRVYSHAHVYAVSISPPIAQQVITSMKIIMGRDGTNNGRLRIKQLSRNTRYFRRRLEQIGVIIYGNEDSPVIPMLGYLYSKLTSTVRTLLTRRIATVGVAFPGTQMGLGRIRFCLSAAHTKEQLDYVLQNIEEVADLIGLRYSRKQRDPNPIEYYSETSDTE; this is encoded by the exons atgagtCGTCAAGCAAGAAGCAGTAATGGGCATGTCAAg TTGGCTGATGAAAAGtgtaaaaatggaaaaagaagagaaattaaaagaagaaaaaaagaatcattTGAAGATGCATCATTATTTACTGCAATTATAACTCAAATTGGTTTTTATATTCTTATGATTGTTGGATATATTAATCAGTTGTTGTTTGAGCCAAATGTTGCTCGTGAACGTAACAGAaaa GGATATGCTCCAATGTACGAGAGTTATGAGACATTTTATCTGCGTTATGTTTATAGAAGAATAAGAGATTGTATGAATCGACCAATATGCTCAGTACCTGGTGCAATGGTTACACTTAAAGATCGTGTTTCACGTGATCATTGCTGGTCATTtga tttCAGTGGAACAAAAACACCATGTATTAATTTAGTATCATATAATTATCTTGGTTTTGCTGAATCAACAGGTAGCTGTGCTATTCAGAGTAAAGaagctattaaaaaatatggaataACAAGTAATAGTCCACGTCTTGAACTAG gTAACATGACAATTCATAaagaattagaaaaattaacagCTGAATTTTTGGGTGTTGAAGATGCAATTGTATTTGGCATGGGTTTTGCaacaaattcattaaatttaccatCATTAATATCACCAGATTGTTTGGTACTTAGTGATGAAAGAAATCATGCATCAGTTATAGTTGGTTTAAAATTATCTGGAGCAGTATTAAGAGTATTTAAACATAATGATATGGatgatttagaaaaatgtttaCAAAATGCAATATATAATGGACAACCAAACAGTGGTAAagcatggaaaaaaatattaattgttgttgaggGTATTTATTCAATGGAAGGATCAGTTGTACATTTACCAGaagttattgaattaaaaaaaaaatataaagcataTCTTTATTTAGACGAAGCACATAGTATTGGTGCAATGGGTAAATATGGACGTGGTATAtgtgattattataatattgatcCAAATGACGTTGATGTTTTAATGGGTACATTTACTAAAAGTTTTGGATCAGCTGGTGGTTATATTGctggtaataaaaaattaataaattatttaagagTTTATAGTCATGCACATGTATATGCTGTGTCAATATCACCACCAATTGCACAACAAGTTATAacatcaatgaaaattattatgggTAGAGATGGTACTAATAATGGAAGATTAagaattaaacaattatcaagAAATACAAGATATTTTAGACGTAGACTTGAACAAATTGGTGTTATTATTTATGGTAATGAAGACTCACCAGTTATACCAATGCTtggttatttatattcaaaacttac ATCAACTGTACGAACATTATTAACTAGACGAATTGCAACAGTTGGTGTTGCTTTTCCTGGCACACAAATGGGACTAGGAAGAATACGATTTTGCTTATCAGCAGCACATACTAAAGAGCAACTTGATTAC gttttacaaaatattgaagaaGTGGCTGATTTAATAGGACTAAGATATTCAAGAAAACAAAGAGACCCAAATCCAATTGAGTATTACAGTGAAACTAGTGAcactgaataa
- the LOC122852845 gene encoding F-box only protein 42-like, whose amino-acid sequence MDVSESMINCQFNDENNQIMEYHIDDLPDEILEYILNLIPPYKCLKECKFVCKRWSNSVKRVIDHKNAYFNKSILSGSLEWSRSLTSSTNHKNVLISNRHSHSTCTYGNSMYVFGGCTGTSTTFNDLWRFDLDTHKWNRPMPIGNYPSPKACATMVYYKESFVLFGGWSYPSTYPPHQRRKLFKELHVYCIKNNRWNVINCSGEPPPTSAHSATVHGNTMIVFGGVSVNYSSNNDVWCIDLDTYTWHKQATSDIKPQPRYGHSQIELDEKNLMIIGGCTGPNAAMNDAWLLNMDGPIWTWKNVTMNHSEFAPTRIWCHQACKVGNHIIVLGEKKQTTRPKDMSISAKILYQPTAPLRVNPVAPQLRRKPDIKIDRDENVNGKQGRFTDKSGPSKNISGHHSRSPMDNSIDQKWKNGLNHDNNHHKNKITNRQRQLESLRRMEERIHNKNAIQKLLKRRKDRFSIFCLNINTIFDDKSTANWIKYPDFPNIGPEVRILYSLVLGKGELIVFGGIRKELMSVPGQTDDNDSEVYNEVLFIKPPQYAI is encoded by the exons ATGGATGTTTCGGAGTCAATgataaattgtcaatttaatgatgaaaataatcaaataatggaatatcatattgatgatttaccagATGAAATATTGgagtatatattaaatttaataccaCCATACAAGTGTCTCAAGGAATGTAAATTTGTTTGTAAACGTTGGAGTAATTCTGTAAAac GTGTTATTGATCATAAAAAtgcatattttaataaatcaatattatctgGATCATTAGAATGGAGTAGATcattaacatcatcaacaaatcataaaaatgtattaataagTAATCGTCATTCTCATTCAACATGTACATATGGTAATAGTATGTATGTATTTGGTGGTTGTACTGGAACAAGTACaacatttaatgatttatgGAGATTTGATTTAGATACACATAAATGGAATAGACCAATGCCAATTGGTAATTATCCATCACCAAAAGCATGTGCAACAATGGTTTATTATAAAgaatcatttgtattatttggtGGTTGGTCATATCCATCAACATATCCACCACATCaaagaagaaaattatttaaagaattacatgtttattgtattaaaaataatagatggaaTGTTATTAATTGTTCGGGTGAACCACCACCAACATCAGCACATTCAGCAACTGTACATGGTAATACGATGATTGTATTTGGTGGTGTCAGCGTTAATTACAG caGTAACAATGACGTTTGGTGTATTGATTTGGATACTTATACTTGGCATAAACAAGCAACATCTGATATTAAACCACAGCCAAGATATGGTCATTCACAAATtgaacttgatgaaaaaaatttaatgattattggTGGTTGTACTGGGCCAAATGCAGCTATGAATGATGCCTGGTTATTAAACATGGATGGACCAATATGGACATGGAAAAATGTCACAATGAATCACTCGGAATTTGCACCAACAAGAATATGGTGTCATCAAGCTtgcaaa GTTGGTAATCATATAATTGTATTgggtgaaaaaaaacaaacaactcGTCCAAAAGACATGAGTATATCagctaaaatattatatcaaccAACAGCACCATTACGTGTTAATCCAGTAGCACCACAATTACGACGTAAAccagatataaaaattgacagaGATGAAAATGTTAATGGTAAACAAGGAAGATTTACAGATAAAAGTGgaccatcaaaaaatatatctggTCATCATAGTCGTTCACCAATGGATAATTCAATTGatcaaaaatggaaaaatggattaaatcatgataataatcatcataaaaataaaataacaaatcgtCAACGACAATTAGAATCATTACGTAGAATGGAAGAAagaatacataataaaaatgcaatacaaaaattattaaaacgtcGTAAAGATagattttcaatattttgtttaaatattaatacaatatttgatgataaatcaactGCCAATTGGATTAAATATCCTGATTTTCCAAATATTGGTCCAGAAGTACGTATACTTTATTCACTTGTACTTGGTAAAGGTGAACTTATTGTATTTGGTGGTATAAGAAAAGAATTAATGTCTGTACCAGGACAAACTGATGACAACGATTCAGAAGTATACAATGAAGTACTTTTTATAAAACCACCACAATATGCAATTTAA